The genomic DNA TTGTAGTTGTTAATTTACACAGATTTTGCTTTTAAATTCTTGTAAGAAAGTAGAATTATTGTAAATTGCAACACCCTAAAACATAGTTAAAGATACATGAAAAGCACATTGAGATTATTTAGTTTATTGGCTATTACTAGTTTACTAATTACCGGATGTAACAGTAGCAGAGGTAATTCAAGCCAATCTTCTTTAACAGGATGGAACTTTAATGACCCGAATTATGGTGGTTATTTAAAAGGAAAATTTAAAGAAGGAAGAAACCCTCCCCCAGGTATGGTGCATATAGAAGGAGGTACTTTTACAATGGGATTGGTACAAGATGATGTAATGTTTGACTGGAATACTACTCCTAAAAAAATGCATGTTCGTTCATTTTATATGGATGAAACGGAAGTAACAAATGCTGAATATGGATTATTCATGCAGTATACAAGAGATGTGTTTCCTCCAGAGGAAGAGCAATATGAACGAATTTATGAATCAACTTTGCCAGATACTTTGGTGTGGAGAAAAGGATTAGGGAATACCAACCTTTTAGCAGAGAGTTATTTGAGGCATCCTGCATATGCAGATTATCCTGTAGTTGGTGTTAGTTGGATTCAAGCAAATAAATACTGTAAGTGGAGAACGAATGCGGTTAACTTAAAAATATTGATGGATAAGGGAGTTATCAAAAATATTTTCAAGGAGGATTCTATTGCCTTTAAAGGTAAAAATAACTTTGATACGGATACTTATTTAACGGATCCTTATGCTTTGTTTGATGGAGACTCAACAATTTATAAAAGAGGCTTGCCTGTACCAAGAGTTAAGAGACGTGCGAAGCCTGCTAAGGGAGCTTTTACAGGAAGACAAGTAACTTCGTCTGATGGTATTTTAGAACAAAAATTTAGGTTACCAACAGAGGTTGAATGGGAGTATGCAGCTAAAGCTATTTTTGAAAATAGAGAATACAATAATGTTCGTGGGCGTAAAAAGTATGCTTGGAATGGAAAATATACGCGTGATAGAAATAAAGTTCGTAGAGGAGATCAGCTAGCTAACTTTAAGCAAGGAAAAGGAGACTATAGTGGTATTGCTGGTTGGAGTAGCGATGGATCTGATATCCCTACAAAAGTAAAGTCATATCCACCGAATGCCTTTGGTTTGTATGATATGTCAGGTAACGTAGCAGAATGGGTAGCTGATGTGTATAGACCTATTATTGACTCAGAAGCAAATGATTTTAACTATTTTAGAGGTAATATTTTTACTAAAAAATTAATAGGAGAAGATGGTAAGGTTGTTATTATTGGAGATGGAGAGGTAGAGTATGATACTTTGGTAAATGGAAGAATTGTTCCTAAAGATTTGCCAGGAAGTGTTAAATA from Tenacibaculum maritimum NCIMB 2154 includes the following:
- the gldJ gene encoding gliding motility lipoprotein GldJ, yielding MKSTLRLFSLLAITSLLITGCNSSRGNSSQSSLTGWNFNDPNYGGYLKGKFKEGRNPPPGMVHIEGGTFTMGLVQDDVMFDWNTTPKKMHVRSFYMDETEVTNAEYGLFMQYTRDVFPPEEEQYERIYESTLPDTLVWRKGLGNTNLLAESYLRHPAYADYPVVGVSWIQANKYCKWRTNAVNLKILMDKGVIKNIFKEDSIAFKGKNNFDTDTYLTDPYALFDGDSTIYKRGLPVPRVKRRAKPAKGAFTGRQVTSSDGILEQKFRLPTEVEWEYAAKAIFENREYNNVRGRKKYAWNGKYTRDRNKVRRGDQLANFKQGKGDYSGIAGWSSDGSDIPTKVKSYPPNAFGLYDMSGNVAEWVADVYRPIIDSEANDFNYFRGNIFTKKLIGEDGKVVIIGDGEVEYDTLVNGRIVPKDLPGSVKYIPITKTDTYMRRNYKVADNSNLRDGDYASSKYYNLDKEELEGRSGPRMYNSPKKPEQERDSLGNVVENFKYDAKRRTTLISEKTRVYKGGSWADREYWLDPAQRRYFPQYMATNYIGFRCATDKVGPMMMNKKKTPMPKYRYN